From Phycodurus eques isolate BA_2022a chromosome 1, UOR_Pequ_1.1, whole genome shotgun sequence, one genomic window encodes:
- the arhgef19 gene encoding rho guanine nucleotide exchange factor 19 isoform X1: MLPGYGLSPFPDFQPHHHTLHCRGDCPSMWLASPAESAAVIAGPQDDEPLPRPCHHKHVAVCQQETLAFIDCQSPANSKLNGHTSPSDQQCGTYAPLLDTLKHSQSELTDCAKSYHGAAKEDEPLTSNSCRTSKADIESQSGRRTSSLEQTDGGAPSFTSGYRPDCVPSLPLSFPLSSLYTNIDSWDSQILCSPSPPEGPEFQSLDYQPQRRTSQGSLKEKSIRRRIQVYSSDSLSDDSLSSPVLDADFLSPETCASLLEEDLSGQSSQETNASPLSTDVIPDLQNLSPDDIPYLPTERLQIFEDSLPGVREDSLYTSTMATGGSIVPRSRQEDQERRRFSASELISRLQLSQRKNSFTLKLGKSLSARVASRDRQGSSSLSPDNKSNTKQRSSGGSSDSAPHSPVGPAPPLPSSDSGVPTHWWSSKLGMRKRSIEEDLFTLPTVARSNRLSRFLPSSILYQEYSDVAINREIRRQRGKGTEEEGPRDEGSDGTPSPSSLSPSSSFCSSRGSAFALWQDIPDVRSSGQLDNFSNEQRKLQEAKFELVTSEASYIRSLTIAVDHFMLSQELSECLGAQDKQWLFSKLPEVKDVSERFLQDLEHRLEEDILRFDVCDIILNHCPALRRVYLPYVTNQAYQEQTYQRLLQDKARFPAALTRLEEDSVCQRLPLSSFLILPFQRITRLKMLVENILKRTTPGSRDEDTATKAFNELKKIIKECNSSVQSMKRMEELIHLNKKIHFEGKIFPLISQSRWLVKHGELLEVDTQTMSISGSKFKLPTKPVYLHLFNDCLLLSRRKDTWKFLVFVHAKIGELKVKDLSQKLKGISGFIFHLQLCDGQQLKHQILLKSNTESGKQRWIAAMFLSNPREDIEQASENDDISQVQCIRSYQAQEHDELTLEKADILHAKTITSDGWVEGIRLSDGERGWFPKSYVEEITSRSARLRNLRENIRIKCVTQKLGED; the protein is encoded by the exons ATGCTTCCTGGGTATGGACTCTCTCCGTTTCCTGATTTCCAGCCCCACCATCACACTTTGCACTGCAGAGGAGACTGTCCCAGCATGTGGCTCGCCAGCCCGGCTGAGTCGGCGGCTGTGATCGCTGGCCCCCAGGACGATGAGCCTCTCCCCCGCCCGTGTCACCACAAACATGTGGCCGTGTGCCAGCAAGAGACGTTGGCCTTCATCGATTGTCAGTCACCGGCAAATTCTAAGCTAAATGGGCACACCTCTCCTTCTGACCAACAATGCGGCACGTATGCCCCACTCCTCGACACTTTGAAGCACTCGCAGAGTGAACTTACTGACTGTGCCAAAAGTTACCACGGAGCGGCCAAGGAGGATGAACCGTTGACTTCAAACTCTTGTCGTACTAGTAAGGCCGACATTGAAAGCCAAAGTGGTCGTAGGACGTCTTCACTGGAACAGACTGATGGAGGAGCACCAAGTTTCACATCAGGGTATCGTCCTGACTGTGTACCTAGTCTCCCTTTGTCCTTCCCGCTGTCCTCACTCTACACAAACATAGACTCCTGGGACTCTCAGATACTTTGCTCTCCATCCCCACCCGAAGGGCCGGAGTTTCAGAGCTTGGACTACCAACCGCAGAGGCGAACATCCCAAGGTTCGCTTAAAGAGAAGTCCATCC GCCGTAGGATTCAGGTTTATTCTTCAGACAGCCTCAGTGACGACTCTCTCAGCAGTCCCGTCCTGGATGCAGACTTCCTCTCTCCTGAAACCTGTGCATCTCTCCTGGAGGAGGATCTCAGTGGACAATCCTCACAAGAGACCAACGCCAGTCCTTTGTCTACAGATGTTATTCCGGACCTTCAGAACCTCAGTCCGGATGATATTCCCTATCTACCTACAGAACGGCTGCAGATTTTTGAGGACTCGCTACCGGGTGTGAGAGAAGACAGTCTGTACACGTCAACGATGGCAACGGGGGGCAGCATTGTGCCACGCAGTCGCCAAGAAGACCAAGAGCGGCGGCGTTTCTCTGCCTCAGAACTGATTTCCAGACTCCAGCTGTCCCAAAGAAAGAATTCCTTCACCTTGAAGCTGGGAAAGTCACTGTCGGCCCGAGTCGCCTCCAGGGACCGACAGGGTTCAAGCAGTTTGAGTCCAGACA ATAAGTCCAACACAAAGCAACGCAGCTCAGGAGGCTCCAGTGACAGCGCCCCCCACAGTCCTGTAGGTCCTGCACCACCGCTGCCCAGCAGTGACAGTGGAGTGCCAACGCATTGGTGGAGCAGCAAACTTGG AATGCGGAAGAGGTCGATTGAGGAAGACTTGTTCACACTGCCCACTGTCGCTCGTTCCAATCGCTTATCAAGGTTCTTGCCGAGTT CCATCCTGTATCAAGAATACAGCGATGTCGCCATTAACAGAGAGATCCGAAGACAACGGGGCAAAGGCACTGAGGAGGAGGGCCCCCGGGACGAGGGTTCCGACGGGACCCCGTCTCCGTCCAGTCTGTCTCCGTCCAGCTCCTTTTGCTCCTCACGAGGGTCCGCTTTTGCCCTGTGGCAGGACATCCCGGACGTGCGCTCCAGTGGTCAGCTGGACAACTTCAGCAACGAGCAGAGAAAATTACAGGAG GCCAAGTTTGAGCTGGTGACGTCCGAGGCCTCGTACATCCGAAGTTTGACGATCGCCGTGGATCACTTCATGTTGTCGCAGGAGCTCTCCGAATGTCTCGGAGCTCAGGACAAGCAGTGGCTCTTCTCCAAGCTGCCCGAAGTCAAAGATGTCAGCGAGAG GTTCCTTCAGGACTTGGAGCACAGGCTGGAGGAAGACATCCTGCGTTTTGACGTGTGTGACATCATTCTGAATCACTGCCCGGCCCTGCGCAGGGTCTACTTACCTTACGTAACCAACCAGGCTTACCAAGAGCAGACCTATCAGCGGCTCCT GCAGGACAAAGCTCGTTTTCCCGCCGCCTTGACCCGTCTGGAGGAGGACAGCGTCTGCCAACGACTGCCTCTGTCCTCATTTCTCATCCTTCCATTCCAGAGGATCACTCGGCTGAAAATGCTGGTGGAG AACATCCTAAAGAGGACCACCCCAGGATCCAGAGATGAGGACACTGCGACGAAGGCTTTCAATGAGCTAAAAAAG ATCATAAAAGAGTGCAACTCTAGCGTGCAGTCCATGAAAAGGATGGAGGAACTCATCCACCTGAATAAGAAAATTCATTTTGAGGGCAAG ATATTTCCTCTGATTTCTCAGTCTCGTTGGCTGGTGAAGCACGGTGAACTTCTGGAGGTGGACACGCAGACCATGAGTATTTCTGGATCCAAGTTCAAGTTGCCCACCAAGCCGGTGTACTTGCACTTGTTTAACGACTGCCTCCTGCTGTCCAGGAGGAAAGA CACATGGAAGTTCTTGGTGTTTGTCCACGCCAAAATAGGAGAGCTAAAAGTGAAAGATTTGAGTCAGAAGCTGAAGGGAATCTCGGGCTTCATCTTCCACCTTCAGTTGTGTGACGGACAACAGCTCAAACATCAGATCCTGCTCAAATCGAACACTGA GAGCGGGAAGCAGCGATGGATTGCAGCCATGTTTCTATCCAATCCTCGCGAAGACATCGAGCAAGCCAGTGAGAACGATG ACATATCTCAGGTCCAGTGCATTAGAAGCTATCAGGCACAAGAGCATGATGAGTTAACGCTGGAGAAGGCGGACATTCTTCATGCCAAGACCATCACCAGCGACG GGTGGGTGGAAGGCATCCGGCTGTCAGACGGGGAACGCGGCTGGTTCCCCAAATCCTACGTGGAGGAAATCACGAGTCGCAGTGCGCGTCTCCGCAACCTTCGAGAAAATATTCGCATCAAATGTGTCACGCAAAAACTCGGAGAGGACTAG
- the arhgef19 gene encoding rho guanine nucleotide exchange factor 19 isoform X2: MLPGYGLSPFPDFQPHHHTLHCRGDCPSMWLASPAESAAVIAGPQDDEPLPRPCHHKHVAVCQQETLAFIDCQSPANSKLNGHTSPSDQQCGTYAPLLDTLKHSQSELTDCAKSYHGAAKEDEPLTSNSCRTSKADIESQSGRRTSSLEQTDGGAPSFTSGYRPDCVPSLPLSFPLSSLYTNIDSWDSQILCSPSPPEGPEFQSLDYQPQRRTSQGSLKEKSIRRRIQVYSSDSLSDDSLSSPVLDADFLSPETCASLLEEDLSGQSSQETNASPLSTDVIPDLQNLSPDDIPYLPTERLQIFEDSLPGVREDSLYTSTMATGGSIVPRSRQEDQERRRFSASELISRLQLSQRKNSFTLKLGKSLSARVASRDRQGSSSLSPDNKSNTKQRSSGGSSDSAPHSPVGPAPPLPSSDSGVPTHWWSSKLGFLPSSILYQEYSDVAINREIRRQRGKGTEEEGPRDEGSDGTPSPSSLSPSSSFCSSRGSAFALWQDIPDVRSSGQLDNFSNEQRKLQEAKFELVTSEASYIRSLTIAVDHFMLSQELSECLGAQDKQWLFSKLPEVKDVSERFLQDLEHRLEEDILRFDVCDIILNHCPALRRVYLPYVTNQAYQEQTYQRLLQDKARFPAALTRLEEDSVCQRLPLSSFLILPFQRITRLKMLVENILKRTTPGSRDEDTATKAFNELKKIIKECNSSVQSMKRMEELIHLNKKIHFEGKIFPLISQSRWLVKHGELLEVDTQTMSISGSKFKLPTKPVYLHLFNDCLLLSRRKDTWKFLVFVHAKIGELKVKDLSQKLKGISGFIFHLQLCDGQQLKHQILLKSNTESGKQRWIAAMFLSNPREDIEQASENDDISQVQCIRSYQAQEHDELTLEKADILHAKTITSDGWVEGIRLSDGERGWFPKSYVEEITSRSARLRNLRENIRIKCVTQKLGED, from the exons ATGCTTCCTGGGTATGGACTCTCTCCGTTTCCTGATTTCCAGCCCCACCATCACACTTTGCACTGCAGAGGAGACTGTCCCAGCATGTGGCTCGCCAGCCCGGCTGAGTCGGCGGCTGTGATCGCTGGCCCCCAGGACGATGAGCCTCTCCCCCGCCCGTGTCACCACAAACATGTGGCCGTGTGCCAGCAAGAGACGTTGGCCTTCATCGATTGTCAGTCACCGGCAAATTCTAAGCTAAATGGGCACACCTCTCCTTCTGACCAACAATGCGGCACGTATGCCCCACTCCTCGACACTTTGAAGCACTCGCAGAGTGAACTTACTGACTGTGCCAAAAGTTACCACGGAGCGGCCAAGGAGGATGAACCGTTGACTTCAAACTCTTGTCGTACTAGTAAGGCCGACATTGAAAGCCAAAGTGGTCGTAGGACGTCTTCACTGGAACAGACTGATGGAGGAGCACCAAGTTTCACATCAGGGTATCGTCCTGACTGTGTACCTAGTCTCCCTTTGTCCTTCCCGCTGTCCTCACTCTACACAAACATAGACTCCTGGGACTCTCAGATACTTTGCTCTCCATCCCCACCCGAAGGGCCGGAGTTTCAGAGCTTGGACTACCAACCGCAGAGGCGAACATCCCAAGGTTCGCTTAAAGAGAAGTCCATCC GCCGTAGGATTCAGGTTTATTCTTCAGACAGCCTCAGTGACGACTCTCTCAGCAGTCCCGTCCTGGATGCAGACTTCCTCTCTCCTGAAACCTGTGCATCTCTCCTGGAGGAGGATCTCAGTGGACAATCCTCACAAGAGACCAACGCCAGTCCTTTGTCTACAGATGTTATTCCGGACCTTCAGAACCTCAGTCCGGATGATATTCCCTATCTACCTACAGAACGGCTGCAGATTTTTGAGGACTCGCTACCGGGTGTGAGAGAAGACAGTCTGTACACGTCAACGATGGCAACGGGGGGCAGCATTGTGCCACGCAGTCGCCAAGAAGACCAAGAGCGGCGGCGTTTCTCTGCCTCAGAACTGATTTCCAGACTCCAGCTGTCCCAAAGAAAGAATTCCTTCACCTTGAAGCTGGGAAAGTCACTGTCGGCCCGAGTCGCCTCCAGGGACCGACAGGGTTCAAGCAGTTTGAGTCCAGACA ATAAGTCCAACACAAAGCAACGCAGCTCAGGAGGCTCCAGTGACAGCGCCCCCCACAGTCCTGTAGGTCCTGCACCACCGCTGCCCAGCAGTGACAGTGGAGTGCCAACGCATTGGTGGAGCAGCAAACTTGG GTTCTTGCCGAGTT CCATCCTGTATCAAGAATACAGCGATGTCGCCATTAACAGAGAGATCCGAAGACAACGGGGCAAAGGCACTGAGGAGGAGGGCCCCCGGGACGAGGGTTCCGACGGGACCCCGTCTCCGTCCAGTCTGTCTCCGTCCAGCTCCTTTTGCTCCTCACGAGGGTCCGCTTTTGCCCTGTGGCAGGACATCCCGGACGTGCGCTCCAGTGGTCAGCTGGACAACTTCAGCAACGAGCAGAGAAAATTACAGGAG GCCAAGTTTGAGCTGGTGACGTCCGAGGCCTCGTACATCCGAAGTTTGACGATCGCCGTGGATCACTTCATGTTGTCGCAGGAGCTCTCCGAATGTCTCGGAGCTCAGGACAAGCAGTGGCTCTTCTCCAAGCTGCCCGAAGTCAAAGATGTCAGCGAGAG GTTCCTTCAGGACTTGGAGCACAGGCTGGAGGAAGACATCCTGCGTTTTGACGTGTGTGACATCATTCTGAATCACTGCCCGGCCCTGCGCAGGGTCTACTTACCTTACGTAACCAACCAGGCTTACCAAGAGCAGACCTATCAGCGGCTCCT GCAGGACAAAGCTCGTTTTCCCGCCGCCTTGACCCGTCTGGAGGAGGACAGCGTCTGCCAACGACTGCCTCTGTCCTCATTTCTCATCCTTCCATTCCAGAGGATCACTCGGCTGAAAATGCTGGTGGAG AACATCCTAAAGAGGACCACCCCAGGATCCAGAGATGAGGACACTGCGACGAAGGCTTTCAATGAGCTAAAAAAG ATCATAAAAGAGTGCAACTCTAGCGTGCAGTCCATGAAAAGGATGGAGGAACTCATCCACCTGAATAAGAAAATTCATTTTGAGGGCAAG ATATTTCCTCTGATTTCTCAGTCTCGTTGGCTGGTGAAGCACGGTGAACTTCTGGAGGTGGACACGCAGACCATGAGTATTTCTGGATCCAAGTTCAAGTTGCCCACCAAGCCGGTGTACTTGCACTTGTTTAACGACTGCCTCCTGCTGTCCAGGAGGAAAGA CACATGGAAGTTCTTGGTGTTTGTCCACGCCAAAATAGGAGAGCTAAAAGTGAAAGATTTGAGTCAGAAGCTGAAGGGAATCTCGGGCTTCATCTTCCACCTTCAGTTGTGTGACGGACAACAGCTCAAACATCAGATCCTGCTCAAATCGAACACTGA GAGCGGGAAGCAGCGATGGATTGCAGCCATGTTTCTATCCAATCCTCGCGAAGACATCGAGCAAGCCAGTGAGAACGATG ACATATCTCAGGTCCAGTGCATTAGAAGCTATCAGGCACAAGAGCATGATGAGTTAACGCTGGAGAAGGCGGACATTCTTCATGCCAAGACCATCACCAGCGACG GGTGGGTGGAAGGCATCCGGCTGTCAGACGGGGAACGCGGCTGGTTCCCCAAATCCTACGTGGAGGAAATCACGAGTCGCAGTGCGCGTCTCCGCAACCTTCGAGAAAATATTCGCATCAAATGTGTCACGCAAAAACTCGGAGAGGACTAG